A portion of the Salmo trutta chromosome 1, fSalTru1.1, whole genome shotgun sequence genome contains these proteins:
- the LOC115204581 gene encoding mitochondrial import inner membrane translocase subunit Tim29 has protein sequence MAASWVLRRWCSTSVAEAGAAPVNGTRWERLKNSKLGVWFSGMSRDYKEACREIVVGARERPIKASIYLSLLGGAGTCIYTNPDDASFETTVLDTANQLGLLTPWIRSGTSDGHVQKLAKLRNEGRLRHLSLGMFSLTYFADYNPDASLYEAQCSNLSVPWRELHTRVLDVGFAGRWWILDHKMKDYDVNDEEFKHLPPAMATTVPPGVQGVENNERLHKESWMPLKTEENEEKEKALAAVEEEGGIVEQIKMGSLDLVETIKIKTGIVAQPQELPDPEPQELPDPEPQELPDPEPQELTLTETETQE, from the exons ATGGCTGCCTCGTGGGTGCTCAGGAGATGGTGCTCCACCTCTGTAGCAGAAGCAGGAGCAGCACCCGTCAATGGCACCcgatgggagaggttgaaaaataGCAAATTGG GTGTGTGGTTTAGCGGCATGTCCAGAGACTACAAGGAGGCGTGTCGTGAGATTGTGGTGGGCGCGAGGGAGAGGCCAATCAAAGCTTCCATCTACCTGAGCCTTCTGGGTGGAGCCGGCACCTGCATCTACACAAACCCCGACGACGCCTCCTTCGAGACCACCGTCCTGGATACAGCCAATCAGCTCGGGCTCCTGACGCCGTGGATACGCAGTGGAACATCGGATGGGCACGTGCAGAAGCTGGCGAAGCTTCGTAACGAGGGAAGGTTACGTCACCTCAGCCTGGGAATGTTCTCACTCACCTACTTCGCCGATTACAACCCAGACGCCAGTCTTTACGAGGCCCAGTGCTCCAACCTCTCTGTCCCCTGGAGGGAGCTCCACACGCGGGTACTGGACGTTGGCTTCGCGGGTCGCTGGTGGATCCTGGACCATAAGATGAAGGACTATGATGTGAACGACGAAGAGTTCAAGCACCTGCCGCCTGCTATGGCCACCACAGTGCCCCCTGGTGTCCAGGGGGTGGAGAATAACGAGAGGCTGCACAAAGAGTCATGGATGCCTCTGAAGAcggaggagaatgaggagaagGAAAAGGCATTGGCAGccgtagaggaggagggaggcatTGTAGAACAGATAAAGATGGGCAGTTTAGATCTTGTAgaaacaataaaaataaagacAGGCATTGTAGCTCAACCACAGGAGCTACCTGACCCAGAACCACAGGAGCTACCTGACCCAGAACCACAGGAGCTACCTGACCCAGAACCACAGGAGCTGACACTGACTGAGACGGAGACACAGGAGTAG